The Oleispira antarctica RB-8 genome contains the following window.
AACATCTGCATCACGCGCATCTATAAAACGATGCTTCAGTGCACCAGCGATATGAGCAAATATGGCCACCAGTAATGCGTATACCAATAGTGGGTGTGCTTGTTTAGCGAGCTTCGCTATTTCTATATTTTTTTCAAATAATACCGGCAGATCGATTAGACCAAATAGACTAACAGGGTAGCCAAACAAGTTTGTCATGGCATAGCCGCTGAACGGGATGGCCATCATTAACAAATACATTGTAGCGGTAACCGTTTTAGATAGATTTTTTTCCCAAGTGGCGAGCACTTCAGGCAATTCAGGCGTGTGACTAATGCGGTTCCAAATCACTCGAATAATTGCGAGCATAAGAAAGATAGCACCGAAAGATTTATGCATACCCATGAGTTCCATTTTGTTTGGATCTGCTTTATCTAAATCTGCCATGTAAGTACCCACGGCGATGAGTATGATGACCATAAGGGCCATTCCCCAGTGCAGAACTTTAGTAAACGTTCCGTAGCCTTGTTCGTTTATATTTCCAGCATTCATAAATCACCTTTTATTTAATTTTTATTTAATTTTTGTACCACTATTAATCAACTTTCAATCACGCGATAGGCAG
Protein-coding sequences here:
- a CDS encoding Cytochrome b561 domain protein produces the protein MNAGNINEQGYGTFTKVLHWGMALMVIILIAVGTYMADLDKADPNKMELMGMHKSFGAIFLMLAIIRVIWNRISHTPELPEVLATWEKNLSKTVTATMYLLMMAIPFSGYAMTNLFGYPVSLFGLIDLPVLFEKNIEIAKLAKQAHPLLVYALLVAIFAHIAGALKHRFIDARDADVLPRMMSIKPRP